Proteins encoded within one genomic window of Actinoplanes octamycinicus:
- the uvrC gene encoding excinuclease ABC subunit UvrC, whose amino-acid sequence MPDPSTYRPAPGTIPDAPGVYRFRDPAGRVIYVGKAKSLRNRLNSYFADTWSLHPRTQQMVTTAGSVDWVTVGTEVEALQLEFSWIKEFDPRFNVKYRDDKSYPFLAVTLNEEFPRLQVMRGAKRKGVRYFGPYSHAWAIRETLDLLLRVFPARTCSAGVFKRSGQVGRPCLLGYIGKCSAPCVGQVSAEQHRAIVDDFCDFMAGRTDTFVKRLEQDMLAASEELEFERAARLRDDIAALRRAMEKQTVVLGDGTDADVVAFAEDPLEAAVMVFHVRDGRVRGQRGWVVEKVEDLSTGDLVHHFCTQMYGESEGEADVPRELLVPALPEDAEALEGWLSAHRGSRVSLRVPQRGDKRSLMETVARNAGESLQRHKLRRAGDLTTRNKALEEIAEALGLDSAPLRIECYDISQIQGTDVVASMVVFEDGLARKAEYRRFAIRGNPDGSGMDDLSAMSEVMRRRFARYKAQAGAEAPRDQPEPAGEETGEATGELETADLPGIDPLTGRPRRFAYPPQLVVVDGGQPQVNAAAAVLAELGITDVALCGLAKRLEEVWLPGDDFPVILPRTSEALYLLQRARDEAHRFAITFHRQRRAKRMTESALDTVAGLGETRRKALLRHFGSVKRLAAATPEEIIEVPGVGRRTAEAVLAALNPATPEKTETSR is encoded by the coding sequence GTGCCAGACCCGTCCACTTATCGTCCGGCGCCCGGTACCATTCCCGACGCTCCGGGCGTCTACCGCTTCCGCGATCCGGCCGGCCGGGTGATCTACGTCGGCAAGGCCAAGAGCCTGCGTAACCGGCTGAATTCCTACTTCGCCGACACCTGGTCGCTGCACCCGCGCACCCAGCAGATGGTCACCACGGCCGGCTCGGTCGACTGGGTGACGGTCGGCACCGAGGTCGAGGCGCTGCAGCTGGAGTTCTCCTGGATCAAGGAGTTCGACCCCCGCTTCAACGTGAAGTACCGGGACGACAAGTCGTACCCGTTCCTCGCCGTCACGCTCAACGAGGAGTTCCCCCGCCTGCAGGTGATGCGGGGCGCCAAGCGCAAGGGCGTCCGCTACTTCGGGCCGTATTCGCACGCCTGGGCCATCCGGGAGACCCTCGACCTGCTGCTCCGGGTCTTCCCGGCGCGCACCTGCTCGGCCGGCGTCTTCAAACGGTCCGGCCAGGTCGGCCGCCCGTGCCTGCTGGGTTACATCGGCAAGTGCTCGGCCCCGTGCGTCGGCCAGGTCTCCGCCGAGCAGCACCGGGCCATCGTCGACGACTTCTGCGACTTCATGGCCGGTCGCACCGACACCTTCGTGAAACGGCTGGAGCAGGACATGCTGGCCGCCTCCGAGGAGCTGGAGTTCGAGCGGGCGGCCCGGCTGCGCGACGACATCGCGGCGCTGCGCCGGGCCATGGAGAAACAGACCGTGGTGCTCGGCGACGGCACCGACGCCGACGTGGTCGCCTTCGCCGAGGACCCGCTCGAGGCGGCCGTGATGGTCTTCCACGTCCGCGACGGCCGGGTCCGCGGCCAGCGCGGCTGGGTGGTGGAGAAAGTGGAGGACCTGTCCACCGGCGACCTGGTCCACCACTTCTGCACCCAGATGTACGGGGAGTCCGAGGGCGAGGCCGACGTCCCCCGCGAGCTGCTGGTGCCGGCCCTGCCGGAGGACGCCGAGGCGCTGGAGGGCTGGCTGTCGGCCCACCGTGGCAGCCGGGTCAGCCTGCGCGTCCCGCAGCGCGGCGACAAGAGGTCGCTGATGGAGACCGTGGCGCGGAACGCGGGGGAGTCGCTGCAGCGGCACAAGCTGCGCCGGGCCGGCGACCTGACCACCCGCAACAAGGCCCTGGAGGAGATCGCCGAGGCGCTCGGGCTGGACTCCGCGCCGCTGCGCATCGAGTGCTACGACATCTCGCAGATCCAGGGCACCGACGTGGTCGCCTCGATGGTGGTCTTCGAGGACGGCCTGGCCCGCAAGGCGGAATATCGCCGGTTCGCGATCCGCGGCAACCCGGACGGCAGCGGGATGGACGACCTGTCCGCGATGAGCGAGGTGATGCGCCGCCGGTTCGCCCGATACAAGGCGCAGGCCGGGGCGGAGGCGCCGCGCGACCAGCCGGAGCCGGCCGGCGAGGAGACCGGGGAGGCGACCGGCGAGCTGGAGACCGCCGACCTGCCCGGCATCGACCCGCTGACCGGCCGGCCGCGCCGGTTCGCCTATCCGCCGCAGCTGGTCGTGGTGGACGGCGGCCAGCCGCAGGTGAACGCGGCCGCCGCGGTCCTGGCCGAGCTGGGCATCACCGACGTGGCGCTGTGCGGCCTGGCCAAGCGGCTGGAGGAGGTGTGGCTGCCCGGCGACGACTTCCCGGTCATCCTGCCGCGCACCTCGGAGGCGCTCTACCTGCTGCAGCGCGCCCGCGACGAGGCACACCGGTTCGCCATCACGTTCCACCGGCAGCGGCGGGCCAAGCGGATGACCGAGTCGGCGCTGGACACCGTGGCCGGGCTGGGCGAGACCCGGCGCAAGGCGCTGCTGCGGCACTTCGGATCGGTGAAGCGGCTCGCCGCGGCCACCCCGGAGGAGATCATCGAGGTGCCCGGGGTCGGCCGCCGGACCGCCGAGGCGGTGCTGGCCGCGCTGAACCCGGCCACCCCGGAGAAGACCGAGACGAGCCGATGA
- a CDS encoding Rieske (2Fe-2S) protein codes for MTDVQTGTEAGNRVEEAGTASTRRVVLLGAGGLGAAAVLAACGTDTTGTNPNGSDFAKDPVPAGSEGPAAGDSGSTGGGDSGGGAAGASLALVADVPAGGGIISGDYVITQPKQGTFKAFTKICTHQGCEVSEIKNGTINCPCHGAKFSIEDGSVAGGPAPKPLAETKVKVDGDKIVAA; via the coding sequence ATGACTGACGTGCAGACGGGAACCGAAGCCGGAAACCGGGTCGAGGAGGCGGGCACGGCATCCACCCGCCGCGTCGTCCTGCTGGGCGCCGGCGGCCTCGGCGCCGCCGCGGTCCTGGCCGCCTGCGGCACCGACACCACCGGCACCAACCCGAACGGCTCGGACTTCGCCAAGGACCCGGTTCCGGCCGGCAGCGAGGGCCCGGCGGCCGGCGACTCCGGCAGCACCGGTGGCGGGGACAGCGGCGGCGGCGCGGCCGGCGCCTCGCTCGCGCTGGTCGCCGACGTGCCGGCCGGCGGCGGCATCATCTCCGGCGACTACGTCATCACGCAGCCGAAGCAGGGCACCTTCAAGGCGTTCACCAAGATCTGCACCCACCAGGGCTGCGAGGTCAGCGAGATCAAGAACGGCACCATCAACTGCCCGTGCCACGGCGCCAAGTTCTCCATCGAGGACGGCTCGGTGGCCGGCGGGCCGGCGCCGAAGCCGCTGGCCGAGACCAAGGTCAAGGTGGACGGCGACAAGATCGTCGCAGCCTGA
- the rapZ gene encoding RNase adapter RapZ codes for MPGFGTDDVVDPDEAGTDLVVVTGLSGGGRSTVARALENVGFYVVDNLPQALMLEMAELAFAAGGAARRTAMVLDVRSRAFSTDLAGAVRALKERGFSPRVVFVDADDEVLIRRFESVRRSHPLQGDGRLADGIAAERKLLEEAREQADVIIDTSHLNVNQLRRRVEELFGGEDARKLRITVLSFGFKYGLPPDADYVLDARFLPNPFWVPELREHTGLEEGVSSYVLGQEGATDFVATYAGLIAATAPGFEREGKRYLTVAIGCTGGKHRSVAITEELTSRLSAMRLSAHASHRDLGRE; via the coding sequence ATGCCCGGGTTCGGCACCGACGACGTGGTCGACCCGGACGAGGCCGGTACCGATCTGGTGGTGGTCACCGGTCTGTCCGGTGGTGGCCGCAGCACGGTGGCCCGGGCCCTGGAGAATGTCGGGTTCTACGTGGTGGACAACCTGCCACAGGCGCTGATGCTGGAGATGGCCGAGCTGGCCTTCGCGGCCGGCGGCGCGGCCCGGCGCACCGCGATGGTGCTGGACGTGCGCAGCCGCGCGTTCTCCACCGACCTGGCCGGCGCGGTGCGCGCGCTGAAGGAGCGCGGTTTCTCGCCGCGCGTGGTCTTCGTGGACGCCGACGACGAGGTGCTGATCCGGCGCTTCGAGTCGGTGCGCCGCTCGCACCCGCTGCAGGGTGACGGCCGGCTGGCCGACGGGATCGCGGCCGAGCGCAAGCTGCTCGAGGAGGCCCGCGAGCAGGCCGACGTGATCATCGACACCAGCCACCTGAACGTCAACCAGCTGCGCCGCCGGGTGGAGGAGCTGTTCGGCGGGGAGGACGCCCGCAAGCTGCGGATCACCGTGCTCTCCTTCGGCTTCAAGTACGGCCTGCCGCCGGACGCCGACTACGTGCTCGACGCCCGGTTCCTGCCGAACCCGTTCTGGGTGCCGGAGCTGCGCGAGCACACCGGCCTGGAGGAGGGCGTCAGCAGCTACGTGCTGGGCCAGGAGGGCGCCACCGACTTCGTGGCGACCTACGCCGGCCTGATCGCGGCGACCGCGCCCGGCTTCGAGCGGGAGGGCAAGCGATACCTGACTGTCGCGATCGGGTGCACCGGTGGCAAACACCGGAGCGTGGCGATAACCGAGGAGTTGACTTCGCGGCTGAGCGCCATGCGCCTCTCGGCACACGCCTCGCACCGCGACCTGGGGCGCGAGTGA
- a CDS encoding gluconeogenesis factor YvcK family protein, translated as MTAPARPIRVVAFGGGHGLGASLRALRHAAREVELDITAIVTVGDDGGSSGRLRVERDALLPPGDLRQALAALADHDPTAQLTAQVMQHRFVAMSEPGVSPAPPAARGPRLERRADRSKDTLAGHTVGNLLLLGLMEMLGDPVRALDHAAAMVGARGRVLPMALHAVGIEADVTDGSGRRSTIRGQHSVAVVDGRVESVRLEPADPPACPQALEAVRAADWLIFGPGSWYTSVLPHLLVPGLAREIVASPARRLVTLNLGTDKETHGLSAAAHLATLHGYLPQLRVDTVLADEKWAGEPEPVRAAAQRMGAELVLAPVAVADGSPRHDPEALGVALVPVLGAAR; from the coding sequence GTGACCGCCCCGGCCCGGCCGATCCGGGTCGTGGCCTTCGGCGGCGGTCACGGGCTCGGCGCCTCGCTGCGGGCGCTGCGGCACGCCGCCCGCGAGGTGGAGCTGGACATCACCGCGATCGTCACGGTCGGCGACGACGGGGGCTCCAGCGGGCGTCTGCGGGTCGAGCGGGACGCTCTGCTGCCCCCGGGCGACCTGCGGCAGGCGCTCGCCGCGCTGGCCGACCACGACCCGACCGCGCAGCTCACCGCGCAGGTGATGCAGCACCGGTTCGTGGCGATGTCCGAGCCCGGGGTGAGCCCGGCGCCGCCGGCCGCCCGCGGGCCCCGGCTGGAGCGCCGGGCCGACCGCAGCAAGGACACCCTGGCCGGGCACACGGTGGGCAACCTGCTGCTGCTCGGGCTGATGGAGATGCTCGGCGACCCGGTGCGGGCGCTGGACCACGCGGCCGCGATGGTCGGCGCGCGCGGCCGGGTGCTGCCGATGGCGCTGCACGCGGTCGGCATCGAGGCCGACGTCACCGACGGGTCCGGGCGGCGGTCGACCATCCGGGGTCAGCACTCGGTGGCGGTCGTCGACGGCCGGGTGGAGTCGGTGCGGCTGGAGCCGGCCGACCCGCCGGCCTGCCCGCAGGCCCTGGAGGCGGTCCGCGCCGCCGACTGGCTGATCTTCGGGCCGGGCAGCTGGTACACCAGCGTGCTGCCGCATCTGCTGGTGCCCGGCCTGGCCCGGGAGATCGTGGCGAGCCCGGCCCGCCGGCTGGTCACCCTCAACCTCGGCACGGACAAGGAGACGCACGGGCTGTCGGCGGCCGCGCACCTGGCCACCCTGCACGGTTACCTGCCCCAGCTGCGGGTGGACACGGTGCTGGCCGACGAGAAATGGGCCGGCGAGCCGGAACCGGTCCGAGCCGCTGCCCAGCGGATGGGGGCCGAGCTGGTATTGGCACCCGTCGCCGTTGCGGACGGAAGCCCACGGCATGATCCTGAGGCACTGGGTGTTGCACTGGTGCCAGTATTGGGCGCCGCTCGTTAA